A stretch of the Paracoccus albus genome encodes the following:
- a CDS encoding arylsulfatase, producing MGRPNIILILNDDMGYSDIGCYGGEVETPNLDSLAASGLRYSQFYNTARCSPSRASLMTGLHPHQTGIGILTYDTGPEGYVGNLVQGCATIPEVLKSRGYRSYMSGKWHVAADLDKPNGAWPVERGFDEFYGTIIGAGSFYYPNTLTRGNENVEHEPVDDPSFFYTDAISDQAARFVQDHAQRDDDAPFFMYVAYTAPHWPLHAHEEDIAKYKGRFDAGWDRLREERLARLVKAGLIDKSWQLTDRDPSQPPFEEAAEKEWLTRLMEVYAAQIDRMDQGIGRILDALDDTGQRDNTIVIFLSDNGGCAEDIPQGVEPKQLVEDLRIAQYETRDGRPVHIGNDPSVMPGAEDTYQSYGIPWANLSNTPFRLYKHFTHEGGISTPLIVHWPGKVEAGGIRHRPGQLPDIMATILDITGADYPTERAGNAVPPCEGVSLMDSFAQDMPRGEPLFWEHEGNAAMRDGDWKLVRRYPGAWELYDMAADRTEMHDLASRHPDRVARMAAAWDEWAERCGVIPREKILEMMKAMNVDAFWEEDA from the coding sequence ATGGGCCGGCCGAATATCATCCTGATCTTGAACGACGACATGGGATACTCGGACATCGGTTGCTACGGCGGAGAGGTGGAGACACCCAACCTTGACAGTCTTGCGGCCAGCGGATTGCGTTACTCTCAGTTTTACAATACCGCCCGTTGCTCTCCCTCACGCGCGTCGCTGATGACGGGGCTGCATCCGCACCAGACGGGGATCGGTATTCTGACCTATGATACCGGGCCAGAGGGCTATGTCGGCAATCTGGTGCAAGGCTGCGCGACAATACCCGAGGTGCTGAAATCGCGCGGGTATCGCAGCTATATGTCGGGCAAGTGGCATGTCGCCGCTGACCTGGACAAGCCCAACGGCGCATGGCCGGTGGAACGTGGGTTTGACGAATTCTACGGCACGATCATCGGGGCGGGCAGTTTCTACTACCCGAACACGCTGACCCGCGGGAACGAAAACGTCGAGCATGAGCCGGTCGATGACCCGTCCTTCTTCTATACCGACGCGATCTCCGATCAGGCGGCGCGCTTTGTTCAGGATCATGCGCAGCGGGACGATGACGCGCCGTTCTTCATGTATGTCGCCTATACCGCGCCGCACTGGCCCTTGCATGCGCATGAGGAGGATATCGCCAAATACAAGGGGCGTTTCGATGCCGGTTGGGACAGGCTGCGCGAGGAAAGACTGGCTCGGTTGGTAAAGGCTGGCCTGATCGATAAATCCTGGCAACTGACAGACCGCGATCCGTCTCAGCCGCCGTTCGAGGAGGCGGCGGAGAAGGAATGGCTGACCCGGCTGATGGAGGTCTATGCCGCGCAGATCGACCGAATGGATCAGGGGATTGGCCGCATTCTTGACGCGTTGGACGATACCGGCCAGCGGGACAATACGATTGTCATCTTCCTGTCCGACAATGGCGGCTGCGCCGAGGATATTCCGCAGGGGGTCGAACCCAAGCAGCTGGTCGAGGATCTGCGCATTGCACAATACGAAACCCGCGACGGCAGGCCGGTTCACATCGGCAACGATCCCTCTGTCATGCCGGGCGCCGAGGATACCTATCAAAGCTATGGTATCCCTTGGGCGAACCTGTCGAATACGCCGTTCCGTCTGTATAAGCATTTCACGCATGAGGGCGGCATCTCTACCCCTCTGATCGTGCATTGGCCCGGCAAAGTAGAGGCGGGTGGTATTCGCCATCGTCCCGGACAATTGCCGGATATCATGGCGACGATCCTTGATATTACTGGCGCTGACTATCCGACCGAACGTGCGGGCAATGCGGTTCCGCCCTGCGAAGGGGTCAGCCTGATGGACAGCTTCGCGCAGGATATGCCGCGCGGCGAACCCTTGTTCTGGGAACATGAGGGCAATGCTGCGATGCGCGATGGCGACTGGAAGCTGGTGCGGCGCTATCCGGGCGCGTGGGAGCTGTATGATATGGCCGCCGATCGCACTGAAATGCACGACCTTGCATCGCGCCATCCCGATCGGGTCGCACGCATGGCCGCCGCCTGGGATGAATGGGCGGAACGCTGCGGGGTCATCCCGCGCGAGAAGATACTGGAAATGATGAAGGCAATGAATGTGGATGCGTTCTGGGAAGAGGACGCCTGA
- a CDS encoding TRAP transporter small permease: MARSELHALLRSIQHSLYVSVRAVCVALLALIVISISAAVLARFVIFTPLNFADPLSKYLMQWMAFLGLGMAMCRSEHVVVSAFSDRLSVPARKRLGLVICLLVAALFVVILIYGWQYAISGWNSSDPFVFGVPMIVPYLSVPAGALYALIQSLLSAGIILTGRDDEDPLPHAATQGI; encoded by the coding sequence ATGGCAAGGTCTGAACTTCACGCGTTATTGCGTTCGATCCAACATAGTCTCTATGTAAGCGTCCGTGCCGTTTGTGTGGCCTTGCTGGCACTGATCGTCATTTCGATCAGTGCCGCCGTCCTCGCACGGTTCGTCATTTTCACACCACTCAACTTCGCCGATCCGCTGTCGAAATATCTGATGCAGTGGATGGCGTTTCTTGGGCTGGGCATGGCGATGTGCCGCTCGGAACATGTTGTCGTAAGCGCCTTTTCCGACCGGCTGTCGGTGCCTGCGCGTAAAAGGCTTGGGCTGGTCATATGCCTTCTGGTCGCGGCGCTGTTTGTCGTAATCCTGATCTATGGCTGGCAGTATGCGATATCGGGCTGGAACTCTTCCGATCCGTTCGTCTTTGGCGTTCCCATGATCGTGCCTTACCTGTCCGTTCCGGCGGGTGCGCTTTACGCGCTGATCCAGTCTCTGCTGAGCGCGGGTATCATTCTGACCGGCAGAGATGACGAAGATCCGCTGCCACATGCTGCCACACAGGGAATCTAA
- a CDS encoding ABC transporter ATP-binding protein, with the protein MPMAEPRPIQPEPDAQPLQPVYQIERLSKTYASNNLVALSDVFLTIYKGEFVSVIGSSGCGKSTLLKIMAGLIPPTTGRVVLDGRPVLGPRPDIGMMFQQATLLPWKTTIENIVLPIEIRQGRSAAKAARQPAADLLELVGLGDFANVYPGELSGGMAQRASICRMLVSDPAVLLLDEPFSALDELTRDFMNMELQRICLERGATAFLVTHSLDEAVILSDRIIVMQSRPGRVLEDVRIDLPRPRRLEMVNTPQFGEIVAHIRGLLGKEAHE; encoded by the coding sequence ATGCCAATGGCAGAGCCTCGCCCGATACAGCCTGAACCCGACGCGCAGCCTTTGCAGCCGGTCTATCAGATCGAACGGTTGTCAAAGACCTATGCCAGCAACAATCTGGTCGCGCTTTCCGATGTGTTTCTGACCATTTACAAAGGTGAATTCGTTTCGGTCATCGGATCGTCCGGTTGCGGGAAGTCCACGCTGCTGAAGATCATGGCGGGGCTCATACCGCCCACAACGGGCAGGGTCGTTCTTGACGGCCGGCCCGTCCTCGGCCCGCGACCCGACATCGGGATGATGTTCCAGCAGGCGACCTTGCTGCCATGGAAAACGACGATCGAAAACATCGTCCTGCCGATCGAGATCCGGCAGGGCCGTAGCGCCGCAAAGGCCGCGCGCCAACCTGCTGCCGACCTGCTGGAGCTTGTCGGTCTGGGCGATTTCGCGAATGTCTATCCGGGGGAACTTTCCGGCGGCATGGCGCAGCGTGCCTCTATATGCCGGATGCTGGTCTCCGATCCGGCGGTGCTGCTGCTGGACGAACCCTTTTCGGCGCTCGATGAGCTGACGCGAGATTTCATGAATATGGAGTTGCAGCGAATTTGCCTTGAACGCGGCGCGACGGCCTTTCTCGTCACCCACTCGCTTGATGAGGCAGTCATTCTGTCCGACCGCATCATTGTGATGCAGTCGCGTCCAGGCAGAGTTCTTGAGGATGTGCGGATTGATCTGCCGCGACCGCGCAGGCTGGAAATGGTGAACACACCGCAATTCGGCGAGATCGTCGCCCATATCCGGGGGCTTTTGGGGAAGGAGGCGCACGAATGA
- a CDS encoding fumarylacetoacetate hydrolase family protein: MTKFAVAAPEEAYLDITGSEEVFPVRRIYCIGKNYVAHIIEMNADERDPPVIFMKPRDALVRNGGEIPYPVFTKNFHYECELVVALKSGGYNIAERDASSHIFGYAVGLDMTRRDHQAEALEKGLPWEVTKAFDKSAPIGPITRADDIGIMTKGHVKLDVNGETRQDADISLLIWKIDEIIAKLSEQNELKAGDIIMTGTPAGVGAVVSGDVLDCSVDGLEPMQVKIGQPAA; encoded by the coding sequence ATGACGAAGTTTGCCGTTGCCGCGCCCGAAGAGGCATATCTGGACATCACTGGCTCGGAAGAGGTTTTCCCGGTTCGGCGTATCTACTGCATCGGCAAGAACTATGTCGCGCATATTATCGAAATGAACGCCGATGAGCGCGACCCCCCGGTAATCTTCATGAAACCGCGCGATGCGCTCGTCAGGAACGGGGGCGAGATTCCCTATCCCGTTTTCACCAAGAATTTTCACTATGAATGCGAATTGGTCGTCGCGCTGAAGTCCGGCGGCTATAATATCGCCGAAAGGGATGCCTCCAGCCATATCTTCGGCTACGCGGTCGGTCTGGACATGACGCGCCGCGACCATCAGGCGGAAGCACTGGAAAAGGGTCTGCCGTGGGAGGTGACGAAAGCCTTCGACAAATCCGCCCCAATTGGACCCATCACACGCGCAGACGATATCGGCATCATGACCAAAGGTCATGTGAAGCTGGACGTCAACGGAGAGACGCGGCAGGACGCCGACATATCCCTGCTGATCTGGAAGATCGACGAGATCATCGCAAAACTGTCAGAGCAGAATGAGCTGAAAGCCGGCGACATCATCATGACCGGCACTCCGGCCGGCGTCGGTGCGGTGGTGTCTGGCGATGTGCTGGACTGCTCGGTCGACGGGCTGGAGCCGATGCAGGTCAAGATCGGTCAGCCTGCCGCCTGA
- a CDS encoding GntR family transcriptional regulator — MTGDGSEQQEVKNLSEQAYDLLRNDILTAELFPTDKLQVDVLSDRYGIGSVPLREALNRLSSEGLVERRSHRGFFVTAISMAKLEELVKTRVWVETLALRESMQHVDDAWEEALVLSCHRLVRTHRRLPEEHGRELSEEWERRHKEFHTLLLSRCQSELLLNFCTTLMDQAVRYRNLSMNTNPSRARREGGAAEHQAILDAVLERDPDLAISLLTEHYNMTLETLRDVIPDDRDEADGRAVKSGT, encoded by the coding sequence ATGACGGGTGACGGAAGTGAGCAACAGGAAGTCAAAAATCTTTCAGAGCAAGCGTATGACCTGCTGCGAAATGATATCCTCACCGCAGAGCTGTTTCCAACCGATAAGCTTCAGGTCGACGTACTTTCCGATCGCTACGGCATAGGCTCTGTGCCATTGCGAGAGGCGCTTAACCGTCTGTCATCCGAGGGGCTGGTCGAACGTCGCAGCCATCGGGGCTTCTTCGTCACCGCGATCTCGATGGCCAAACTGGAAGAGTTGGTCAAAACCCGCGTATGGGTCGAAACACTCGCATTGCGAGAGTCGATGCAGCATGTCGATGATGCCTGGGAAGAGGCTCTGGTGCTGAGTTGTCACCGCTTGGTCCGCACCCATCGCCGCCTGCCAGAGGAGCATGGGCGCGAGCTTTCTGAGGAATGGGAAAGACGGCATAAGGAATTTCACACGCTGCTTCTGTCGCGCTGCCAGTCAGAACTGTTGCTGAACTTCTGCACGACTCTCATGGATCAGGCAGTGCGCTATCGAAACTTGTCGATGAACACCAATCCCAGTCGCGCAAGACGCGAAGGCGGCGCGGCAGAACATCAGGCGATCCTTGATGCGGTGCTGGAACGCGACCCCGACCTCGCCATTTCGCTGCTGACAGAGCACTACAATATGACCCTTGAAACGCTGCGCGACGTCATCCCGGACGATCGGGACGAAGCAGACGGGCGTGCGGTGAAGTCCGGGACATGA
- a CDS encoding TRAP transporter large permease, with protein sequence MLGIYLVVFLLLIFLSVPIAFSLGLATVTVFWLDGQPLSLFAQRLWTGLDKFTLVALPLFILAGELMSGSGILSRLLDFSRLLVGRIKGGLLHINILVSMFFGGINGSAIADTSAVGAMLIKATEREYGEADTAAAVTAVSSVIGPIIPPSLPMLIYAFAAGNVSIAALFLAGVIPGVLLGATLLIATAVIANKKDYPRDSTRYALREVLRIIGRFSIAAVLPIIMVAGVVGGFATPTEAGSIAILYALFAGFFLTRELSWAAVFAAMERTVLVTAVVMIIIAFGNVSTWWLTIEGVPRIVAEFIQGTTSSPVAFIAIMLVVYLVVGLFIEQAAAMVMLVPIFAPLATSFGIDPVQFGLFTCMTLALGLVTPPVGLCLFVAASIGGISVGRVVRAAVPYLLAMFMVVLLIGFVPQVYLWLPRWFGY encoded by the coding sequence GTGCTGGGTATCTATCTTGTTGTCTTCCTGTTGCTGATCTTCCTTTCGGTGCCCATCGCCTTTTCGCTGGGTCTGGCCACGGTCACCGTGTTCTGGCTGGACGGTCAGCCGCTCAGCCTGTTTGCGCAAAGGCTGTGGACCGGGCTGGACAAGTTCACCCTTGTCGCGCTGCCGCTCTTCATCCTTGCCGGTGAGTTGATGAGCGGGTCCGGCATCCTGTCACGGTTGCTGGATTTCTCTCGACTGTTGGTCGGGCGGATCAAGGGCGGGTTGCTGCATATCAACATCCTCGTCTCGATGTTTTTCGGCGGCATCAACGGCTCTGCCATCGCGGATACAAGTGCGGTGGGCGCGATGCTTATCAAAGCGACAGAGCGTGAGTATGGAGAGGCCGATACTGCGGCGGCGGTTACGGCTGTCTCATCCGTGATCGGGCCGATTATCCCGCCAAGCCTGCCGATGCTGATCTATGCTTTCGCTGCCGGAAATGTGTCTATCGCCGCGCTGTTTCTGGCGGGGGTGATTCCCGGCGTTCTGCTGGGCGCCACCTTGCTGATCGCAACGGCAGTTATTGCCAACAAAAAGGACTATCCGCGCGACAGCACTCGCTACGCCCTGCGTGAGGTTCTGCGCATCATCGGTCGCTTCTCCATCGCGGCGGTCCTGCCGATCATCATGGTGGCAGGCGTCGTCGGCGGCTTCGCAACCCCGACAGAGGCGGGCAGCATCGCCATCCTCTATGCGCTGTTTGCTGGTTTCTTTCTGACCCGAGAGCTTAGCTGGGCGGCGGTCTTTGCCGCGATGGAGCGTACTGTGCTGGTGACTGCGGTGGTGATGATCATCATTGCGTTTGGCAACGTCTCAACCTGGTGGCTGACGATCGAGGGCGTGCCAAGGATCGTTGCCGAGTTCATTCAGGGCACGACCAGCAGTCCCGTCGCCTTCATCGCAATCATGCTGGTGGTTTATCTGGTCGTTGGCCTGTTTATCGAACAGGCCGCCGCGATGGTGATGCTGGTGCCGATCTTTGCGCCTCTGGCGACAAGCTTCGGTATCGACCCGGTACAGTTCGGGCTGTTCACCTGCATGACGCTGGCCTTGGGGCTTGTCACGCCGCCTGTCGGCCTGTGCCTGTTCGTTGCCGCCAGCATTGGCGGGATCAGCGTCGGTCGGGTGGTGCGGGCAGCCGTGCCCTATCTGCTGGCGATGTTCATGGTTGTTCTTCTGATCGGCTTTGTGCCGCAGGTTTATCTGTGGCTGCCCCGCTGGTTCGGCTATTGA
- a CDS encoding ABC transporter substrate-binding protein: MTTRNNLTRRSFGQLALGGMAVSALGAPAIVRAQTAITFAVPNPSALTWLPYWVAVGEGYFEEEGFTPTLEAIDGSSAVLQAMTAGQAQIGAPGPGPTLGARARGVDVKFIYNLYPKSVFGLMVKEESLYQAPADLKDTVIGIGTADGAEVSFTNAIMADIDMKPDQDFTYLPVGDGGTAAVAFLRDEVAAYSGAVSDVAILAARGLNLREITPSEYLGFFGNGIAMLESQIASTPELPLAFGRSLVRGIKFASDPANKETCLAHCAAGNPQEAEQDYASALFDGVVERMTPTDKYIDEGYGFQPPEHWQAIHDSAVDSGALAEPLADLSAVYTNEFVPDWNA, translated from the coding sequence ATGACGACAAGGAATAATCTGACCCGTCGCAGCTTCGGCCAGCTTGCGCTTGGCGGCATGGCTGTGTCGGCGCTTGGCGCACCCGCGATTGTCCGGGCGCAAACGGCGATCACATTCGCTGTGCCGAACCCGTCAGCCCTGACATGGCTTCCCTATTGGGTGGCAGTCGGTGAAGGCTATTTTGAGGAGGAAGGCTTCACCCCGACGCTGGAGGCGATAGATGGTTCGTCAGCGGTGCTTCAGGCGATGACCGCCGGACAAGCGCAGATCGGTGCGCCCGGCCCAGGTCCGACTCTGGGTGCGCGCGCACGCGGCGTCGACGTGAAATTCATCTACAACCTTTATCCGAAGTCTGTATTCGGCCTGATGGTCAAGGAGGAAAGTCTGTATCAGGCACCGGCCGACCTGAAAGACACCGTTATTGGCATAGGAACAGCCGATGGCGCCGAAGTGTCTTTCACCAATGCGATTATGGCCGATATAGACATGAAACCAGATCAGGATTTCACCTATCTGCCGGTAGGAGATGGCGGCACTGCAGCTGTTGCCTTTTTGCGCGATGAGGTCGCTGCCTATTCTGGCGCAGTGTCAGACGTAGCGATTCTGGCCGCCCGCGGCCTGAACCTGCGCGAGATCACACCGAGTGAGTATCTGGGCTTTTTCGGCAATGGGATCGCGATGCTCGAAAGTCAGATTGCATCAACGCCCGAACTTCCGCTGGCGTTCGGCCGGTCACTTGTGCGCGGCATAAAATTTGCCTCTGATCCGGCCAACAAGGAAACCTGCCTAGCCCATTGCGCAGCGGGTAATCCTCAGGAAGCGGAACAGGATTATGCATCGGCCCTGTTCGACGGTGTTGTCGAGAGGATGACGCCGACTGATAAGTATATTGACGAAGGTTACGGCTTCCAGCCGCCAGAGCACTGGCAGGCAATTCACGATTCTGCCGTTGACTCGGGTGCATTGGCAGAGCCGCTGGCCGATCTGTCGGCGGTCTATACGAACGAGTTCGTGCCTGACTGGAATGCCTGA
- a CDS encoding GntR family transcriptional regulator produces MSKNNKSNRTKAAGANPPYEAGVPLHAQVRERIRRHAMGGDLIDENGRLMPEPELVKHFGVSRVTVRQALAPLVAGGMFERTPGRGTFLRGNLSERWVGRLMGFQEIISEQGDSAVARVLDQGLIKATEEMRKVMDEAALWQLRRVRYADDAPIAIEHAYYPPDIGADLQDRDLAIVPIYRVFEEDMGLVIGEAKQDVAARLSLPEEDQLLSLGHQSALLSLRRITYSDDGRPLELLTAVYRSDVFSFSISLSRGV; encoded by the coding sequence ATGAGCAAGAACAATAAAAGCAATCGGACCAAGGCCGCCGGGGCCAACCCGCCATATGAAGCCGGGGTGCCGCTGCACGCGCAGGTGCGAGAGCGTATCCGTCGTCATGCGATGGGCGGTGATCTGATTGATGAAAACGGTCGCCTCATGCCGGAACCAGAGCTTGTTAAGCATTTCGGGGTCAGCAGGGTAACCGTCAGGCAGGCGCTTGCCCCGCTGGTTGCAGGCGGCATGTTCGAACGTACGCCGGGACGCGGGACATTTCTGCGCGGCAACCTGTCTGAACGCTGGGTCGGCCGCCTGATGGGCTTTCAGGAGATTATCAGCGAGCAGGGCGACAGTGCTGTCGCGCGCGTGCTGGATCAGGGGTTGATCAAGGCGACCGAAGAGATGCGGAAGGTCATGGATGAGGCAGCGCTTTGGCAGCTTCGCCGTGTCCGATACGCCGATGACGCGCCGATAGCGATTGAACACGCCTATTATCCGCCGGATATCGGCGCCGATCTTCAGGATCGTGATCTTGCAATCGTGCCGATCTATCGGGTTTTCGAAGAAGATATGGGCCTTGTGATCGGTGAGGCCAAGCAGGACGTTGCCGCCCGTCTGTCGCTTCCGGAAGAGGACCAGCTGCTCTCGCTGGGCCATCAATCCGCGCTGCTCAGCCTGCGGCGCATCACTTATTCCGACGACGGGCGCCCGCTGGAACTTCTGACTGCCGTTTATCGCAGCGATGTTTTCAGTTTTTCCATATCGCTTTCGCGTGGGGTCTGA
- a CDS encoding TRAP transporter substrate-binding protein codes for MMKMTKRVLLGSAAALALSGAAWAQDTMTLRLANVLAPTDVTAAGVDKFAELVDQKSEGRVKVEVFHGGQLGSGVETFEAVKNGNLDFAADSFANLATITPAFEVFHFPFLFESRSQLLNAMESEAVQERVNEELAPTNLRWFTTFEIGGPREVGTSNKKIETAEDLAGMKFRASRSPLEIGSHEAWGAAGVTVDWPQTPEAVRMGMVDGLTVPYASFYSAKFHEGGLIKYMLDLNFQNYASVVVVNAEKYAALPEDVRSVLEEAAQEAHEWHVEYVADYVTQNVADMKEAGVEIYSLPDEEYQKVKDMTIDSVWGKFVGQPGMEQDKIDLIQSEAGEIGDGGWGYSVE; via the coding sequence ATGATGAAGATGACAAAACGCGTGCTGCTTGGCAGCGCGGCAGCCTTGGCGCTGAGTGGTGCCGCTTGGGCGCAGGATACGATGACCTTGCGGCTGGCCAATGTTCTGGCACCGACCGACGTGACCGCCGCCGGTGTCGACAAGTTCGCCGAACTGGTCGATCAGAAATCCGAGGGCCGCGTGAAGGTAGAGGTCTTCCACGGCGGGCAGCTTGGCTCTGGCGTGGAGACATTCGAAGCGGTCAAGAACGGCAACCTCGATTTCGCCGCCGACAGCTTCGCCAATCTGGCCACGATCACCCCGGCGTTTGAGGTGTTTCACTTCCCCTTCCTGTTCGAAAGCCGCTCTCAATTGCTGAATGCGATGGAAAGCGAGGCGGTGCAGGAAAGGGTCAACGAAGAGCTGGCACCGACCAATCTGCGTTGGTTCACAACCTTCGAAATCGGCGGCCCGCGTGAGGTCGGCACGTCGAACAAGAAGATCGAAACCGCCGAGGATCTGGCCGGGATGAAGTTCCGGGCGTCGCGTTCGCCGCTGGAGATCGGCAGCCATGAGGCCTGGGGTGCGGCCGGTGTGACGGTCGACTGGCCTCAGACGCCAGAGGCGGTGCGCATGGGCATGGTCGACGGGCTGACCGTTCCCTATGCCAGCTTCTATTCTGCCAAGTTTCACGAAGGCGGGCTTATCAAATATATGCTGGATCTGAACTTCCAGAACTATGCCTCTGTCGTGGTGGTCAACGCCGAGAAATATGCAGCACTGCCCGAGGATGTTCGCAGCGTTCTGGAAGAAGCGGCGCAGGAAGCCCATGAATGGCATGTCGAATATGTTGCCGACTATGTCACGCAGAACGTCGCCGACATGAAGGAAGCCGGGGTCGAAATCTACAGTCTGCCTGACGAGGAATACCAAAAGGTCAAGGACATGACGATCGACAGTGTCTGGGGCAAGTTTGTCGGCCAGCCCGGCATGGAGCAGGACAAGATCGACCTCATCCAATCCGAAGCCGGTGAGATCGGCGATGGCGGATGGGGCTATTCTGTCGAATAG
- a CDS encoding ABC transporter permease, giving the protein MTDIQHSQEPEDTIWQEREAFIDRIPRSVAMIALFVVVVGVWDIVTRFGWVSPIILPTPAETLADLGFVGENLLSGGYMLEALWTTTRTVFYGFAIAIGIGFSLGVLVGETKFGERAVMPYLVAIDTMPKVAFAPLFIAWLGFDIASKVALAAFIATFPIVVATAAGLYAATENERMLFKAMGASRVQTLLRLKLPTGLPYIFTGLKIAAVGVMAGAITGEFLGGGSGFGALIRQSASQLDTPRVFALILYLSLLGLALYFTVVWMQRYFVFWNKSSKPGALG; this is encoded by the coding sequence ATGACCGATATTCAGCATTCGCAGGAGCCGGAAGATACCATCTGGCAAGAACGCGAAGCCTTTATCGACCGCATCCCGCGATCTGTTGCAATGATTGCTTTGTTTGTGGTCGTGGTCGGCGTCTGGGACATTGTGACCCGCTTTGGATGGGTCTCCCCGATCATCCTTCCGACACCAGCCGAAACACTGGCTGATCTGGGCTTTGTCGGCGAGAACCTTCTGAGCGGGGGCTATATGCTCGAAGCGCTATGGACAACGACACGTACGGTCTTTTACGGCTTCGCTATTGCCATCGGGATCGGCTTTTCACTGGGTGTTCTGGTCGGGGAAACGAAGTTCGGTGAACGCGCAGTCATGCCCTACCTTGTCGCAATTGACACCATGCCGAAGGTTGCCTTCGCGCCCTTGTTCATCGCGTGGCTCGGCTTTGATATTGCGTCAAAGGTGGCGCTCGCTGCTTTCATTGCAACCTTTCCAATCGTCGTTGCAACTGCGGCCGGCCTGTATGCAGCAACAGAGAACGAGCGGATGCTTTTCAAGGCAATGGGTGCCAGTCGTGTCCAGACGCTGTTACGGCTGAAGTTGCCGACCGGCCTGCCTTACATCTTCACGGGCCTTAAGATCGCGGCAGTAGGCGTCATGGCCGGCGCAATCACCGGAGAGTTTCTTGGTGGCGGCAGCGGGTTCGGCGCCCTCATCCGGCAATCCGCCAGCCAGCTGGACACGCCGCGGGTGTTTGCGCTTATCTTGTATCTCAGCTTGCTCGGCCTTGCTCTGTACTTTACCGTCGTTTGGATGCAGCGATACTTCGTGTTCTGGAACAAATCATCGAAACCTGGTGCGTTGGGCTAA